The following nucleotide sequence is from Apium graveolens cultivar Ventura chromosome 4, ASM990537v1, whole genome shotgun sequence.
TCCGCATTAATCACTTGAATTTAGAGTAGACAGACATAACATCCTTTCAACAAGAAGCATACATTCTATTTACATTCCAAATCTAAACTAAATTGTCCTTAGCTATGCCAAAGATTATGAGCTAAAGATTATCTAAACTAAATTGTCCCTAGCTATGCCAAAGATTATGTCAAGCCGTTGTTTCCAGCTGAGTGTCCCTCATTTTTCTCCTGAAATTAGTAATATTTACATTCTATTCTATAAAATTGTTGATTTAATTAGTAGATAGTTGAGAGTAACATGCCATATAAAAAATTGTCAAGGCTTCCGTTGGCCATGTCCTCGAATACAAGAAGTAACTCTGATTCTTCGCCACTACAACCTAATAAAAGAATGATGTTTCCATGATGAGTGTTGCTTATAAGCCTGATTTCAGTTTCAAAATCTGCCTTTGCTTTGCTTGTAGTCATAGAAAGTTTCTTCACTGCAGCTACATCTCCAATTAACAAAACGACATTGAGATTGTATGTGCAAAAATTCCCAGAATATACTATCCATTTCTTATGACCCTGTAATTTTGACAGATCAAGTCACTTCACCCAGAAAAGTTTTCACAGTAACATgatgtgtaaaagtattttacaCATCATTAAAAGATGGAAGGGTTCAATTGAATTAGTAAGATCAAATTATGCAACTGAGATCCTGGATATTGTGGTACTCAATTGGCTGTATTATTAAACATATAAGATTGTGAAGATGTAAATAAATATTAACTTATATGCAAGTGTAAAACTTACATAATATCTAAATCTTAAAGATAATTACCTCAACATTAACTAATGTGCAAAGCATAAAGATCATGGGGATTTCTCACGGTGAGTTTGAGTTTATATTTTAGGCTAAAATAGCAATAAAGTGAAGGGGGTGCTTAAAACTAACGAACATGATATATGCCTTAATTTGATTTTAGGGAGAAATTGAATAGGAAAGATAGGTACACATATGTAAGGAAATTCAGATGCACATAGCTCCTTGTAGCTAAGTCGATGAAGTTGCACAATGAACAACAATTATGTACATTAATTAAACGAACCCAAAACTAGAATCTTGGTATTTGATTCTTCTGAAGCCAATATGAAAGGTATTTTTAATTACAGCCATAGAAAGCTAATCAATATGACCAAATTTATTTGAACTTAAATTCTCCAGATAACTGCATTATCTCTTTCAGCCTTCTTTCTATACAATCGATACCATAGGAACAAGGCAAGTATGAGCAGGAAAAGTAGTAAAGCACCAACAATGTATACAATAATAGTTGACTTGCTGCTTGAAATTCCTGCACTATAAATACCAAGTCAGATAGTTGACTAGAATTCAAATTAACACTAACTGTAATTCTGTCAGTACCAAAATCTTCATTAAAAAT
It contains:
- the LOC141718574 gene encoding cysteine-rich receptor-like protein kinase 42 — encoded protein: MDVYRAGPRGPPEEFGGEKGGAPTGCFLRYSDTSFFTRNNITDITPYVQGGISSSKSTIIVYIVGALLLFLLILALFLWYRLYRKKAERDNAGHKKWIVYSGNFCTYNLNVVLLIGDVAAVKKLSMTTSKAKADFETEIRLISNTHHGNIILLLGCSGEESELLLVFEDMANGSLDNFLYGMLLSTIY